The following coding sequences are from one Primulina eburnea isolate SZY01 chromosome 15, ASM2296580v1, whole genome shotgun sequence window:
- the LOC140814943 gene encoding squamosa promoter-binding-like protein 1 → METKFGGKLHQFFGPVAPDLKAMGKRSVEWDLNDWIWDGDLFVAAPLNSVPSDCRSKQFFPAGSEIPAYNGASYSFSSGSDGIERERAELDKRRRGVEVETEKVNEECGSLNLKLGGQMYPVTEGDVDKSEGKSSKKTKISGVPCSRAVCQVEDCKADLSNAKDYHKRHKVCDVHSKATKALVGNAMQRFCQQCSRFHVLEEFDEGKRSCRRRLAGHNKRRRKTHPENVVNAETLNDERGSNYLLISLLKILSNIHSNDSDQTDNQDLLSHLLRNLANFAGTTGERNPATLLPVSQDLQNVDKYLETEKDLSRNAGQGVIISASDLTQKRMLADNSQGGITDNSSTLIKKASNSIKANASDTPIERIKLSNIDLNNVYDDSQDCMDGLEDTVAPENTGNVSPSRSFWLYKDSRNSFPAQNSGNSGSTSSHSPSTSSGDEQSRTDRIVFKLFGKGPSDFPLVVRKQILDWLSNSPTEIESYIRPGCVILTIYLRMDNSMWEELYCDLYSSLRRLFDSSNDSFWKTGWIYSQVQNHVSFVCDGQVVLDTPSHLKYHQSCRISSISPIAVCASESVQFFVQGFNFSLVTSRLLCQIDGKYLAQENCGARTGAESFMEHDEIQSLNFSCTMPNIVGRGFIEVEDHGLSSSFFPFIVAEKDVCLEICTLESIIGVTDGDTNKLETRNQALEFMHELGWLLQRSRLKYRLGESSFKVDLFPLKRFRWLIEFSIDHDWCAVVEKLLSIFLDGAVDPGKHTSILLALLDIGLLHQAVRRNSKSMIEFLLEYRPSESLTKTGPKLNQADEDQYLFRPDSVGPGGLTPLHIAACLDGRESVLDALTEDPKSVGIDAWKNAKDSTGLTPHDYACFRSHYSYIHLVQRKLNKKLLNSHIVVDIPDNTVPTKQKIGNTGKLGKSGVAFETERPRSCSQCEQKMGGYGSWRSSVRIYKPAMLSMVAIAAVCVCAALLFKSSPEVHPCFRPFRWELLKYGSE, encoded by the exons ATGGAGACGAAGTTTGGTGGGAAGTTGCATCAATTCTTTGGTCCAGTGGCTCCCGATTTGAAGGCCATGGGAAAAAGGAGTGTGGAATGGGATTTGAATGACTGGATATGGGATGGCGATTTGTTTGTGGCTGCTCCTCTGAACTCTGTCCCATCAGACTGTAGAAGTAAACAGTTCTTTCCGGCTGGATCAGAAATTCCGGCGTATAACGGAGCCTCCTATAGTTTCTCATCGGGGTCAGATGGAATTGAGAGAGAACGGGCTGAGTTGGACAAACGTAGGAGGGGTGTTGAGGTTGAAACCGAAAAGGTGAATGAAGAGTGTGGATCACTGAATCTGAAGCTAGGTGGACAAATGTATCCTGTCACGGAAGGGGATGTAGACAAGTCAGAAGGTAAGAGTAGTAAGAAGACCAAAATTTCTGGAGTACCATGTAGTCGTGCGGTTTGCCAAGTGGAGGATTGTAAGGCGGACTTGAGCAATGCGAAAGATTATCACAAACGGCATAAAGTTTGTGATGTGCATTCTAAGGCTACCAAAGCTTTAGTGGGAAATGCCATGCAGCGGTTTTGTCAGCAGTGCAGCAG GTTTCatgttctggaagagtttgatGAAGGGAAGAGGAGTTGTCGCAGGCGATTGGCAGGTCACAACAAAAGGCGAAGGAAAACTCATCCTGAAAATGTTGTAAATGCAGAAACTCTTAATGATGAGCGGGGAAGTAATTATTTACTAATTAGTCTGCTAAAGATACTCTCCAATATACATT CCAATGACTCAGATCAAACAGACAATCAGGATTTGCTATCTCATCTCCTAAGAAACCTTGCAAATTTTGCTGGTACAACTGGTGAAAGGAACCCTGCTACATTGTTACCTGTTTCTCAGGATTTGCAGAACGTGGATAAATATCTGGAAACCGAAAAG GACCTTAGTAGAAATGCTGGGCAGGGTGTGATCATATCTGCATCTGATCTGACACAAAAGAGGATGCTGGCTGATAATTCTCAAGGTGGAATTACAGACAATTCATCTACTTTAATAAAAAAGGCTAGCAACTCGATCAAAGCAAATGCTTCTGATACTCCGATAGAAAGGATAAAACTGAGTAACATTGActtaaataatgtttatgatgatTCACAAGACTGCATGGACGGTCTTGAGGACACTGTTGCCCCGGAAAATACAGGGAATGTATCTCCTTCTAGGTCATTTTGGCTGTATAAAGATTCTCGAAATTCTTTTCCTGCTCAGAACAGTGGGAATTCTGGTTCTACTTCAAGCCATTCGCCATCTACATCCAGTGGGGATGAGCAG AGTCGCACAGATCGGATTGTTTTTAAACTCTTTGGGAAAGGTCCAAGTGATTTCCCTCTTGTTGTGCGAAAGCAG ATTCTTGATTGGCTATCCAATAGTCCTACAGAGATAGAAAGCTACATCCGGCCTGGTTGTGTCATACTGACGATATACCTACGTATGGATAATTCCATGTGGGAGGAG CTGTACTGTGATCTATATTCCAGTTTGAGGAGGCTTTTTGATTCATCTAACGATTCGTTTTGGAAAACTGGATGGATATACTCTCAAGTACAGAATCACGTCTCATTTGTCTGCGACg GCCAGGTTGTTCTAGACACACCGTCACATCTAAAATATCATCAAAGCTGCAGAATTTCAAGTATCAGTCCTATTGCCGTCTGTGCCTCAGAGAGTGTTCAGTTTTTTGTCCAAGGGTTCAATTTTTCCCTTGTAACTTCAAG GTTACTATGCCAAATAGATGGAAAATATCTGGCTCAGGAAAATTGTGGTGCTAGAACAGGAGCAGAGTCATTCATGGAGCATGATGAGATTCAATCCCTTAACTTCTCTTGCACCATGCCAAATATAGTTGGAAGGGGATTTATCGAG GTTGAAGACCATGGTCTCAGCAGCAGCTTCTTTCCCTTCATCGTTGCAGAGAAGGATGTCTGTTTAGAAATTTGTACCCTAGAGAGCATCATTGGAGTCACCGATGGAGATACAAATAAATTAGAGACTAGGAACCAAGCTTTGGAGTTCATGCACGAATTGGGTTGGCTTCTCCAGAGAAGCCGTTTGAAGTATAGACTGGGTGAATCCAGTTTTAAAGTGGATCTATTCCCTTTAAAACGTTTCAGGTGGCTTATCGAGTTCTCCATTGATCATGACTGGTGTGCTGTAGTCGAAAAGCTCTTGAGCATTTTCTTGGATGGTGCCGTTGATCCGGGGAAACACACTTCCATTCTACTCGCGTTGCTGGACATTGGCCTTCTTCACCAAGCTGTCCGGAGAAATAGCAAGTCCATGATAGAGTTTCTCTTAGAATACCGTCCGAGTGAATCTTTGACCAAAACGGGACCAAAACTTAATCAAGCTGACGAGGACCAGTATTTGTTTAGACCTGATTCTGTTGGGCCAGGAGGGCTGACTCCTCTTCACATAGCGGCCTGTCTAGATGGCCGTGAGAGTGTATTAGATGCATTAACTGAAGATCCCAAATCG GTGGGAATCGATGCATGGAAGAATGCTAAAGACAGCACAGGGTTGACACCTCATGATTACGCATGTTTCCGCAGTCATTATTCCTACATCCATCTAGTTCAGCGGAAGCTGAACAAGAAATTGCTAAACAGTCACATTGTAGTGGACATTCCAGACAACACCGTACCCACTAAACAGAAAATCGGAAACACGGGTAAGTTGGGTAAGTCAGGAGTTGCTTTTGAAACAGAAAGACCTCGAAGTTGTAGCCAATGTGAGCAGAAAATGGGGGGTTATGGAAGTTGGAGATCATCCGTGAGGATTTACAAACCGGCAATGCTGTCCATGGTGGCAATAGCCGCAGTTTGTGTGTGTGCCGCACTGCTCTTCAAAAGCTCGCCTGAAGTTCATCCATGTTTCCGTCCCTTCAGGTGGGAGCTGTTGAAGTATGGGTCTGAGTGA
- the LOC140815290 gene encoding uncharacterized protein ycf20 isoform X1: MPSSLNLTGFRLPSVKISKSRLLVAFSFGKSTPTPFLLTFSVAKGQSFTVDKFKRMTWSLRSATDGSRLNSSSSANDSRGGTRLIRAIQTVRVMLITRLKELRRNLPVKLFSFLVGFYCATAFATAIGQTGDWDVLSAALAMALVEGIGALMYKYSLNFVDNIKNLIIIFNYWKAGLSLGLFLDSFKY, from the exons ATGCCATCGTCTCTCAATTTGACTGGTTTCAGACTCCCGAGTGTTAAAATTTCCAAGTCAAGGTTGCTTGTTGCTTTTTCCTTTGGCAAATCGACGCCCACGCCCTTTCTGCTGACGTTTTCCGTTGCCAAGGGTCAATCTTTTACGGTCGACAAATTCAA AAGGATGACATGGTCTCTTAGAAGTGCAACCGATGGCAGTAGGctaaattcttcttcttctgcaAATGACTCACGTGGTGGAACTCGGCTTATCAGGGCTATCCAAACTGTTCGAGTTATGTTGATTACTAGATTAAAGGAGTTGAGGAGAAACCTTCCCGTCAAACTATTCTCTTTCTTGGTGGGATTCTATTGCGCAACTGCTTTTGCCACTGCGATTGGACAAACAGGAGACTGGGATGTGCTGTCTGCTGCTTTGGCCATGGCTCTTGTGGAGGGGATTGGGGCTCTTATGTATAAGTATTCTCTAAATTTTGTGGACAACATAAAGAACTTAATCATCATATTCAATTACTGGAAGGCTGGGCTATCGCTTGGTCTCTTTTTGGACTCCTTTAAGTATTAG
- the LOC140815290 gene encoding uncharacterized protein ycf20 isoform X2 has product MPSSLNLTGFRLPSVKISKSRLLVAFSFGKSTPTPFLLTFSVAKGQSFTVDKFKMTWSLRSATDGSRLNSSSSANDSRGGTRLIRAIQTVRVMLITRLKELRRNLPVKLFSFLVGFYCATAFATAIGQTGDWDVLSAALAMALVEGIGALMYKYSLNFVDNIKNLIIIFNYWKAGLSLGLFLDSFKY; this is encoded by the exons ATGCCATCGTCTCTCAATTTGACTGGTTTCAGACTCCCGAGTGTTAAAATTTCCAAGTCAAGGTTGCTTGTTGCTTTTTCCTTTGGCAAATCGACGCCCACGCCCTTTCTGCTGACGTTTTCCGTTGCCAAGGGTCAATCTTTTACGGTCGACAAATTCAA GATGACATGGTCTCTTAGAAGTGCAACCGATGGCAGTAGGctaaattcttcttcttctgcaAATGACTCACGTGGTGGAACTCGGCTTATCAGGGCTATCCAAACTGTTCGAGTTATGTTGATTACTAGATTAAAGGAGTTGAGGAGAAACCTTCCCGTCAAACTATTCTCTTTCTTGGTGGGATTCTATTGCGCAACTGCTTTTGCCACTGCGATTGGACAAACAGGAGACTGGGATGTGCTGTCTGCTGCTTTGGCCATGGCTCTTGTGGAGGGGATTGGGGCTCTTATGTATAAGTATTCTCTAAATTTTGTGGACAACATAAAGAACTTAATCATCATATTCAATTACTGGAAGGCTGGGCTATCGCTTGGTCTCTTTTTGGACTCCTTTAAGTATTAG
- the LOC140815289 gene encoding S-adenosylmethionine synthase 2 isoform X2: protein MREMETFLFTSESVNEGHPDKLCDQISDAVLDACLAEDPESKVACETCTKTNMVMVFGEITTKADVDYEKIVRDTCRAIGFVSDDVGLDADNCKVLVNIEQQSPDIAQGVHGHLTKRPEEIGAGDQGHMFGYATDETPELMPLSHVLATKLGARLTEVRKDGTCPWLRPDGKTQVTVEYYNENGAMVPIRVHTVLISTQHDETVTNDEIAADLKEHVIKPVIPEKYLDEKTIFHLNPSGRFVIGGPHGDAGLTGRKIIIDTYGGWGAHGGGAFSGKDPTKVDRSGAYIVRQAAKSIVAGGLARRCIVQVSYAIGVPEPLSVFVDTYGTGKIPDKEILDIVKENFDFRPGMISINLDLKRGSGNRFLKTAAYGHFGRDDPDFTWEVVKPLKHDKAQA from the coding sequence ATGAGAGAGATGGAGACTTTTTTGTTCACATCGGAGTCGGTGAATGAGGGACACCCTGACAAGCTCTGCGACCAGATCTCCGATGCGGTTCTTGATGCCTGCCTTGCCGAGGATCCCGAGAGCAAAGTTGCTTGTGAGACTTGCACCAAGACTAATATGGTCATGGTGTTTGGTGAGATCACCACCAAGGCTGATGTTGACTACGAGAAAATAGTCCGTGACACTTGCCGTGCCATTGGATTTGTATCGGATGATGTGGGTTTGGATGCGGACAACTGCAAGGTTCTTGTTAACATCGAGCAGCAGAGTCCTGATATTGCTCAAGGTGTCCATGGTCATCTTACCAAGCGACCTGAGGAGATTGGTGCTGGTGATCAGGGCCATATGTTTGGCTATGCCACGGATGAGACCCCTGAATTGATGCCCCTTAGCCACGTTCTTGCGACCAAACTTGGCGCTCGTCTTACTGAGGTTCGAAAGGATGGTACTTGCCCATGGTTGAGGCCTGATGGTAAAACCCAAGTGACAGTCGAGTACTACAACGAGAATGGTGCCATGGTTCCTATTCGTGTCCACACCGTCCTGATCTCGACTCAGCATGACGAGACCGTGACCAACGATGAGATCGCTGCCGACCTGAAGGAGCATGTCATCAAGCCTGTCATTCCCGAAAAATACCTGGACGAGAAGACCATCTTCCACCTCAACCCTTCTGGCCGTTTCGTCATCGGTGGCCCCCACGGTGATGCTGGTCTCACAGGTCGCAAGATCATCATCGACACTTATGGAGGGTGGGGAGCTCACGGAGGCGGTGCTTTTTCTGGAAAGGACCCGACTAAGGTCGACAGGAGTGGTGCATATATCGTTAGGCAAGCTGCCAAGAGCATTGTCGCGGGGGGGCTTGCTAGGAGGTGCATAGTTCAGGTTTCTTATGCCATTGGTGTGCCAGAACCCTTGTCGGTGTTCGTAGACACCTACGGAACAGGAAAGATCCCTGATAAAGAAATTCTCGATATTGTTAAGGAGAACTTTGATTTCAGGCCTGGCATGATTTCTATCAACCTGGATCTGAAGAGGGGTTCCGGTAATAGATTCTTGAAGACTGCTGCTTATGGCCATTTTGGTAGAGATGACCCCGATTTCACTTGGGAAGTGGTGAAGCCTCTCAAGCACGACAAGGCTCAAGCTTAA
- the LOC140815289 gene encoding S-adenosylmethionine synthase 2 isoform X1: MLFEKAICDAIIIIIKKKMREMETFLFTSESVNEGHPDKLCDQISDAVLDACLAEDPESKVACETCTKTNMVMVFGEITTKADVDYEKIVRDTCRAIGFVSDDVGLDADNCKVLVNIEQQSPDIAQGVHGHLTKRPEEIGAGDQGHMFGYATDETPELMPLSHVLATKLGARLTEVRKDGTCPWLRPDGKTQVTVEYYNENGAMVPIRVHTVLISTQHDETVTNDEIAADLKEHVIKPVIPEKYLDEKTIFHLNPSGRFVIGGPHGDAGLTGRKIIIDTYGGWGAHGGGAFSGKDPTKVDRSGAYIVRQAAKSIVAGGLARRCIVQVSYAIGVPEPLSVFVDTYGTGKIPDKEILDIVKENFDFRPGMISINLDLKRGSGNRFLKTAAYGHFGRDDPDFTWEVVKPLKHDKAQA; the protein is encoded by the exons ATGCTGTTTGAAAAGGCAATTTGTGAtgctataataataataataaaaaaaaag ATGAGAGAGATGGAGACTTTTTTGTTCACATCGGAGTCGGTGAATGAGGGACACCCTGACAAGCTCTGCGACCAGATCTCCGATGCGGTTCTTGATGCCTGCCTTGCCGAGGATCCCGAGAGCAAAGTTGCTTGTGAGACTTGCACCAAGACTAATATGGTCATGGTGTTTGGTGAGATCACCACCAAGGCTGATGTTGACTACGAGAAAATAGTCCGTGACACTTGCCGTGCCATTGGATTTGTATCGGATGATGTGGGTTTGGATGCGGACAACTGCAAGGTTCTTGTTAACATCGAGCAGCAGAGTCCTGATATTGCTCAAGGTGTCCATGGTCATCTTACCAAGCGACCTGAGGAGATTGGTGCTGGTGATCAGGGCCATATGTTTGGCTATGCCACGGATGAGACCCCTGAATTGATGCCCCTTAGCCACGTTCTTGCGACCAAACTTGGCGCTCGTCTTACTGAGGTTCGAAAGGATGGTACTTGCCCATGGTTGAGGCCTGATGGTAAAACCCAAGTGACAGTCGAGTACTACAACGAGAATGGTGCCATGGTTCCTATTCGTGTCCACACCGTCCTGATCTCGACTCAGCATGACGAGACCGTGACCAACGATGAGATCGCTGCCGACCTGAAGGAGCATGTCATCAAGCCTGTCATTCCCGAAAAATACCTGGACGAGAAGACCATCTTCCACCTCAACCCTTCTGGCCGTTTCGTCATCGGTGGCCCCCACGGTGATGCTGGTCTCACAGGTCGCAAGATCATCATCGACACTTATGGAGGGTGGGGAGCTCACGGAGGCGGTGCTTTTTCTGGAAAGGACCCGACTAAGGTCGACAGGAGTGGTGCATATATCGTTAGGCAAGCTGCCAAGAGCATTGTCGCGGGGGGGCTTGCTAGGAGGTGCATAGTTCAGGTTTCTTATGCCATTGGTGTGCCAGAACCCTTGTCGGTGTTCGTAGACACCTACGGAACAGGAAAGATCCCTGATAAAGAAATTCTCGATATTGTTAAGGAGAACTTTGATTTCAGGCCTGGCATGATTTCTATCAACCTGGATCTGAAGAGGGGTTCCGGTAATAGATTCTTGAAGACTGCTGCTTATGGCCATTTTGGTAGAGATGACCCCGATTTCACTTGGGAAGTGGTGAAGCCTCTCAAGCACGACAAGGCTCAAGCTTAA
- the LOC140815031 gene encoding uncharacterized protein, with product MTADRVPATVGGDTQAYGESWYWDNRYAQDSTPFDWYQNYPSLAPLIRLYIPRPHRVLVVGCGNSAFSESMVDDGYQEVVNIDSSSVVIEAMKEKYSNHPKLKYMIMDVRDMSSINENSFDAVVDKGTLDSLLCGQNSRQNASRMLEEVYRVLKEKGAYILITYGSPVYRLSLLRNSCSWAIKLHTIEKLESGNSSDDQNKDLIVPIPLDTKGETLFGKNNDVHYIYVCIKDNHYPKKSIEV from the exons ATGACGGCGGACCGCGTTCCGGCTACCGTCGGCGGTGATACGCAGGCTTACGGCGAGTCATGGTACTGGGATAATCGATATGCACAGGATTCCACCCCCTTCGATTGGTACCAAAATTACCCGTCCCTCGCTCCTCTCATCCGCCTCTACATTCCCCGTCCCCACCGCGTTCTCGTCGTTGGCTGTGGAAATTCCG CCTTTAGTGAAAGCATGGTTGATGATGGATACCAAGAGGTTGTCAACATTGATTCATCCTCTGTGGTGATTGAAGCCATGAAAGAGAAGTATTCCAATCATCCAAAGCTGAAAT ATATGATAATGGATGTCCGAGATATGAGTTCAATTAATGAAAATTCCTTTGACGCTGTGGTTGATAAAG GAACACTGGACTCTCTCTTG TGTGGTCAAAACTCACGGCAAAATGCCAGTAGGATGCTCGAAGAAGTCTACAG GGTTCTCAAGGAGAAAGGAGCATATATCCTG attacatATGGTTCACCTGTATATCGACTTTCATTGTTGAGAAATTCATGCTCCTGGGCAATTAAACTCCACACTATAG AGAAACTTGAATCTGGAAACAGTTCAGATGATCAGAACAAGGATCTGATTGTTCCAATTCCGTTAGATACTAAGGGAGAAACTCTATTTGGAAAGAACAATGATGTccattatatatatgtatgcattAAG GATAACCACTACCCCAAAAAAAGTATCGAAGTATGA